The Dama dama isolate Ldn47 chromosome 28, ASM3311817v1, whole genome shotgun sequence genome has a window encoding:
- the LOC133048064 gene encoding DCN1-like protein 3, protein MGQCVTKCKNPSSTLGSKNGDRDPSSKSHGRRSASHREEQLPACGKPGGDILVNGTKKAEAAPEACQLPTSSGDAGREPKSNAEESSLQRLEELFRRYKDEREDAILEEGMERFCNDLCVDPTEFRVLLLAWKFQAATMCKFTRKEFFDGCKAISADSIDGICARFPSLLTEAKQEDKFKDLYRFTFQFGLDSEEGQRSLHREIAIALWKLVFTQNNPPVLDQWLNFLTENPSGIKGISRDTWNMFLNFTQVIGPDLSNYSEDEAWPSLFDTFVEWEMERRKREGEGRGALSSGPEGLCPEEQT, encoded by the coding sequence ATGGGCCAGTGTGTCACCAAGTGTAAGAATCCCTCATCAACTCTGGGTAGCAAGAATGGAGACCGTGACCCCAGCAGCAAGTCACATGGTAGGCGGAGTGCAAGCCACCGTGAGGAACAGCTGCCCGCCTGTGGCAAGCCAGGTGGAGATATCCTTGTCAATGGGACCAAGAAGGCAGAGGCTGCTCCTGAGGCCTGCCAGCTGCCAACATCCTCCGGAGATGCTGGGAGGGAGCCCAAGTCAAATGCCGAGGAGTCGTCTCTGCAGAGGTTGGAAGAACTGTTCAGGCGCTATAAGGATGAACGGGAGGATGCAattttggaggaaggcatggagcGCTTTTGCAATGATCTATGTGTGGACCCCACGGAATTTCGAGTGCTGCTTTTGGCTTGGAAGTTCCAGGCTGCTACCATGTGCAAATTCACCAGGAAGGAATTTTTTGACGGCTGCAAAGCAATAAGTGCAGACAGCATTGATGGGATCTGTGCACGGTTCCCTAGCCTCTTAACAGAAGCCAAACAAGAGGATAAATTCAAGGATCTCTACCGGTTTACATTTCAGTTTGGCCTGGACTCTGAAGAAGGGCAGCGGTCACTGCATCGAGAAATAGCCATTGCCCTGTGGAAACTCGTCTTTACCCAGAACAATCCCCCGGTATTGGACCAATGGCTAAACTTCCTAACAGAGAACCCCTCGGGGATCAAGGGCATCTCCAGGGACACTTGGAATATGTTCCTTAACTTCACTCAGGTGATTGGCCCTGACCTCAGCAACTACAGCGAAGATGAGGCCTGGCCAAGTCTCTTCGATACCTTTGTGGAGTGGGAAATGGAGCgaaggaaaagagaaggggaagggagaggtgcACTCAGCTCAGGGCCCGAGGGCTTGTGTCCCGAGGAGCAGACTTAG